One region of Baekduia soli genomic DNA includes:
- a CDS encoding NAD(+) synthase yields the protein MDFRCVYHHGLARVAACTGPIAIADPAANAEAVLRQARACAQEGVAVAVFPELCLSGYSIEDLLLQDALLDGVEAALAAVVEGSAGLLPVLAVGAPLRHRHRIYNCAVMVHRGGVLGVVPKSYLPTYREFYERRQIAPGDDQRGEIRVGGADVPFGPDLLFAAQDVPGLVLHAEICEDVWVPVPPSSEAALAGATVLLNLSGSPITIGRAEDRKLMCRSQSSRCLAAYVYAAAGEGESTTDLSWDGQTFVYEDGVLLAETDRFPAGDRRSVADVDLDLLAQERRRMGTFDDNRRTHAARAGAFRTVPFTLDPPDRDLGLRRRVERFPFVPADPARLEQDCYEAYNIQVVGLEQRLAAIGDPKVVIGVSGGLDSTHALIVAAQVMDRVGRPRTDILAFTLPGFATSDHTKANAHHLMDALGVTKAELDITPTARLMLGELGHPFATGEPVYDVTFENVQAGLRTDYLFRIANQRGGIVLGTGDLSELALGWATYGVGDQMSHYNVNGGVPKTLIQHLIRWVIASGQFDDEVGATLGAILETEISPELVPGAELQSTESTVGPYALQDFALFHVLRYGFRPSKIGFLAWHAWRETTAGAWPPGFPDADHVAYDLPEIRRWLEHFCRRFFAFAQFKRSALPNGPKVSAGGSLSPRGDWRAPSDGSATAWLADLERWDAGAWE from the coding sequence ATGGACTTCCGCTGCGTCTACCACCACGGCCTCGCGAGGGTCGCCGCGTGCACCGGGCCGATCGCGATCGCCGACCCCGCCGCCAACGCGGAGGCCGTGCTGCGCCAGGCCCGTGCCTGCGCGCAGGAGGGTGTCGCGGTCGCCGTGTTCCCCGAGCTGTGCCTGTCGGGCTACTCCATCGAGGACCTGCTGCTCCAGGACGCGCTGCTCGACGGCGTCGAGGCCGCGCTGGCCGCCGTCGTGGAGGGCTCGGCCGGGCTGCTGCCCGTGCTGGCCGTCGGCGCGCCGCTGCGCCACCGCCACCGGATCTACAACTGCGCGGTGATGGTCCACCGGGGCGGCGTGCTCGGCGTGGTCCCGAAGTCCTACCTGCCGACCTACCGCGAGTTCTACGAGCGCCGGCAGATCGCCCCGGGCGACGACCAGCGGGGCGAGATCCGCGTCGGCGGCGCCGACGTCCCATTCGGGCCCGACCTCCTCTTCGCCGCCCAGGACGTGCCCGGCCTCGTGCTGCACGCCGAGATCTGCGAGGACGTGTGGGTGCCCGTGCCGCCGAGCTCGGAGGCCGCGCTGGCGGGCGCGACCGTGCTGCTCAACCTGTCGGGCAGCCCGATCACGATCGGCCGCGCCGAGGACCGCAAGCTCATGTGCCGGTCGCAGTCCTCGCGCTGCCTGGCGGCCTACGTCTACGCCGCCGCGGGCGAGGGCGAGTCCACGACCGACCTCTCCTGGGACGGGCAGACGTTCGTCTACGAGGACGGCGTCCTGCTGGCCGAGACCGACCGCTTCCCGGCCGGCGACCGCCGCTCGGTGGCCGACGTCGACCTCGACCTGCTGGCCCAGGAGCGCCGGCGGATGGGGACCTTCGACGACAACCGGCGCACGCACGCCGCCCGCGCCGGGGCGTTCCGCACCGTCCCGTTCACCCTGGACCCGCCCGACCGCGACCTGGGCCTGCGCCGGCGCGTCGAGCGCTTCCCGTTCGTGCCCGCCGACCCCGCCCGCCTGGAGCAGGACTGCTACGAGGCCTACAACATCCAGGTCGTCGGGCTCGAGCAGCGCCTGGCGGCGATCGGCGACCCCAAGGTCGTCATCGGCGTCTCGGGCGGGCTGGACTCGACCCACGCGCTCATCGTCGCCGCCCAGGTCATGGACCGCGTCGGCCGGCCGCGGACCGACATCCTGGCCTTCACCCTCCCGGGCTTCGCCACGAGCGACCACACGAAGGCCAATGCCCACCACCTGATGGACGCGCTCGGCGTCACCAAGGCCGAGCTGGACATCACCCCGACCGCGCGGCTCATGCTCGGCGAGCTCGGCCATCCGTTCGCCACCGGCGAGCCCGTCTACGACGTGACGTTCGAGAACGTCCAGGCCGGCCTGCGCACCGACTACCTGTTCCGCATCGCCAACCAGCGCGGCGGGATCGTGCTCGGGACCGGCGACCTGTCCGAGCTCGCGCTGGGCTGGGCCACCTACGGGGTCGGCGACCAGATGAGCCACTACAACGTCAACGGCGGGGTCCCCAAGACGTTGATCCAGCACCTGATCCGCTGGGTCATCGCCAGCGGCCAGTTCGACGACGAGGTCGGCGCCACCCTCGGCGCGATCCTCGAGACCGAGATCAGCCCCGAGCTGGTGCCGGGCGCCGAGCTGCAGTCCACCGAGTCGACCGTCGGGCCCTACGCGCTGCAGGACTTCGCGCTGTTCCACGTCCTGCGCTACGGCTTCCGGCCCTCGAAGATCGGCTTCCTGGCCTGGCACGCCTGGCGCGAGACGACGGCCGGCGCCTGGCCGCCCGGCTTCCCCGACGCCGACCACGTCGCCTACGACCTGCCCGAGATCCGCCGTTGGCTCGAGCACTTCTGCCGGCGCTTCTTCGCCTTCGCCCAGTTCAAGCGCTCGGCGCTGCCCAACGGGCCGAAGGTGTCGGCCGGCGGGTCGCTGTCGCCGCGCGGCGACTGGCGCGCGCCGTCCGACGGCTCGGCCACCGCCTGGCTGGCCGACCTCGAGCGCTGGGACGCCGGCGCCTGGGAATGA
- a CDS encoding MmgE/PrpD family protein produces the protein MSAPVAEQLAAFADAVRRDGLDDTRAARMTGHIRDIVGICIAAGAEWGDDPVTRVVGGWGGPGAAGAVGRALRAPAPHAALVTGTLAHAIDFDDTHLPSVLHPSASVVPAALAAGEAAGAEGALLLAAVAVGDEVCCRLGMAGYDAALKNSIFFEHGLHATAICGAVGAAAAAALVTGLDAEQVAHAMSIATSMGAGILEANRTGGMVKRVHCGWAAHAGVAAAELAAAGLTGAPTAFEGRFGFLHAYCREAADVDAVTDGLRERWEIDTLHVKPYPSNHFTHAVIDAALMAREAGIAPGDVLGVQVGLAGPVLRTVAEPPEVKAAPPTGYAAKFSAPFTFALALLGGGGLGLSLGDFTDERAADPALRALAGRVRCVRDDRCDAIFPHHFPAVVTITTASGEHELAVLENRGSPQRPLDAAELSLKFRDCAGGVLPAAQVDELDAVLADLAGLQDLGTIARLASPA, from the coding sequence GTGAGCGCCCCGGTCGCCGAGCAGCTCGCGGCGTTCGCCGACGCCGTGCGCCGTGACGGCCTGGACGACACGCGTGCCGCGCGCATGACCGGGCACATCCGCGACATCGTCGGGATCTGCATCGCCGCCGGGGCCGAGTGGGGCGACGACCCCGTCACGCGCGTCGTCGGCGGCTGGGGCGGGCCGGGCGCGGCGGGTGCCGTCGGGCGCGCGCTGCGCGCGCCGGCCCCGCACGCGGCGCTGGTCACCGGGACGCTGGCCCACGCGATCGACTTCGACGACACGCACCTGCCGTCCGTGCTGCATCCCAGCGCCTCGGTCGTGCCCGCGGCGCTGGCCGCCGGCGAGGCCGCCGGCGCGGAAGGTGCGCTGCTGCTGGCCGCCGTGGCCGTCGGCGACGAGGTCTGCTGCCGCCTGGGCATGGCGGGCTACGACGCCGCGCTGAAGAACTCCATCTTCTTCGAGCACGGCCTGCACGCGACCGCGATCTGCGGGGCCGTCGGGGCGGCGGCGGCCGCAGCGCTGGTCACGGGGCTGGACGCGGAGCAGGTCGCCCACGCGATGTCGATCGCGACGAGCATGGGCGCGGGCATCCTGGAGGCCAATCGCACGGGCGGCATGGTCAAGCGCGTGCACTGCGGCTGGGCCGCGCACGCCGGCGTCGCGGCGGCCGAGCTCGCGGCCGCCGGGCTGACGGGCGCGCCGACGGCCTTCGAGGGCCGCTTCGGGTTCCTGCACGCCTACTGTCGCGAGGCGGCCGACGTCGACGCGGTCACCGACGGGCTCCGAGAGCGCTGGGAGATCGACACGCTGCACGTCAAGCCCTACCCCAGCAACCACTTCACCCACGCCGTCATCGACGCCGCGCTCATGGCGCGCGAGGCGGGCATCGCGCCCGGCGACGTGCTCGGCGTGCAGGTCGGCCTCGCCGGGCCCGTGCTGCGCACGGTCGCCGAGCCGCCCGAGGTCAAGGCCGCCCCGCCGACGGGCTACGCGGCGAAGTTCAGCGCTCCGTTCACGTTCGCGCTGGCGCTGCTCGGCGGCGGCGGCCTCGGGCTCAGCCTGGGCGACTTCACCGACGAGCGCGCCGCCGACCCGGCGCTGCGCGCGCTCGCCGGGCGCGTGCGCTGCGTGCGCGACGACCGGTGCGATGCGATCTTCCCCCACCATTTCCCTGCGGTCGTGACGATCACGACCGCGTCGGGCGAGCACGAGCTCGCCGTCCTGGAGAACCGCGGCAGCCCCCAGCGCCCGCTGGACGCCGCCGAGCTGTCGCTGAAGTTCCGCGACTGCGCCGGCGGCGTGCTGCCCGCGGCGCAGGTCGACGAGCTCGACGCGGTGCTCGCCGACCTCGCCGGGCTGCAGGACCTCGGGACGATCGCGCGGCTGGCGTCGCCGGCCTGA
- a CDS encoding cyclase family protein, which produces MSPDPEPVPDALLRALEAGVRTYALAQPLHAAVPHSPNHPGFRLALTRRHGDMVRADGGSAASELIVTGGHVGTHVDALAHVSHEGRLHGGVDAYEAQRGGRFSACGIDTLGPVVTRGVLLDVAARVHDVGRLPAAHPITPAELEAAAAAAGVAIAPGDAVLVRTGWAQLWGDAAAFVGAETGVPGPTADAARWLVARGAGLVGSDTTAFEHIAEGAGHALLPAHRVLLVEAGVPIVEMLDLEGLAADGVTAFTFVLAPLPIVGGTGSPVNPLALVGA; this is translated from the coding sequence ATGAGCCCCGACCCCGAGCCCGTGCCCGACGCGCTGCTGCGCGCGCTGGAGGCCGGCGTGCGGACCTACGCGCTGGCCCAGCCGCTGCACGCCGCCGTGCCCCACTCGCCCAACCACCCCGGCTTCCGCCTGGCGCTGACGCGCCGCCACGGCGACATGGTGCGCGCCGACGGCGGCTCGGCGGCCAGCGAGCTCATCGTCACCGGCGGTCACGTCGGCACGCACGTCGACGCGCTCGCGCACGTCTCGCACGAGGGGCGCCTGCACGGCGGCGTCGACGCCTACGAGGCGCAGCGGGGCGGGCGCTTCTCGGCCTGCGGGATCGACACGCTCGGCCCGGTGGTCACGCGCGGGGTGCTGCTCGACGTCGCCGCCCGCGTCCACGACGTCGGCCGGCTGCCGGCCGCGCATCCGATCACCCCGGCCGAGCTGGAGGCGGCCGCCGCGGCCGCTGGGGTGGCGATCGCGCCGGGCGACGCGGTGCTCGTCCGCACGGGGTGGGCCCAGCTCTGGGGCGACGCGGCCGCGTTCGTCGGCGCCGAGACCGGCGTGCCCGGGCCGACCGCGGACGCCGCCCGCTGGCTCGTGGCCCGGGGCGCCGGGCTCGTCGGCTCCGACACCACGGCGTTCGAACACATCGCCGAGGGCGCCGGCCACGCGCTGCTGCCCGCCCACCGCGTCCTGCTCGTCGAGGCCGGCGTGCCGATCGTCGAGATGCTCGACCTCGAGGGGCTCGCCGCCGACGGCGTCACCGCGTTCACGTTCGTGCTCGCGCCGCTGCCGATCGTCGGCGGCACGGGCTCGCCGGTCAACCCGCTGGCCCTGGTGGGGGCGTGA
- a CDS encoding HpcH/HpaI aldolase/citrate lyase family protein: MFRSEERSEPASIPNLSDRHLRTRGLVRSPEERADAVLASPRPPPPRWRSTRRDPVVSPEGTPSEPRSPACAPRSHLYAPGDRADLVEKALAGEADVVVADLEDAVPADRKDRARAYVVALLGEHPGGRLHVRVNAVGTPAGRADLAALAGAPATTIRLPKVDGPEVVREAAVLLRAGGGRRLSCLLESALGVERAPEIARAHPSVAAIALGEADLRADLGVAAGAADAGLAHARGRCVLSARAAGLPAPVQSVFTDVRDLDGLARSTRAGRDAGFFGRSAVHPRQVPVINAAFTPTADELADARALVDALVRGDGNTLLADGRYVDRAVVELARRTLAWDDPTPETEEAR, translated from the coding sequence ATGTTCCGTTCAGAGGAACGGTCTGAGCCGGCATCCATCCCGAACCTATCGGATCGCCACCTCCGGACTCGAGGTCTCGTGCGGAGCCCCGAGGAGCGCGCCGACGCTGTGCTAGCGTCGCCGCGACCACCACCGCCGCGGTGGCGGAGCACCCGACGGGATCCTGTCGTTTCGCCTGAAGGAACACCCTCCGAGCCCCGGTCGCCGGCGTGCGCGCCCCGGTCGCACCTCTACGCGCCGGGCGACCGCGCCGACCTGGTCGAGAAGGCGCTGGCCGGCGAGGCCGACGTCGTCGTGGCCGACCTCGAGGACGCGGTGCCGGCCGACCGCAAGGACCGCGCCCGGGCCTACGTCGTCGCGCTCCTGGGCGAGCACCCCGGTGGCCGGCTGCACGTCCGCGTCAACGCCGTCGGCACGCCGGCCGGCCGGGCCGACCTCGCCGCGCTGGCCGGCGCGCCCGCGACGACGATCCGCCTGCCCAAGGTCGACGGGCCCGAGGTCGTACGCGAGGCGGCCGTCCTGCTCCGGGCCGGCGGGGGCCGGCGGCTGAGCTGTCTGCTGGAGTCCGCGCTGGGCGTCGAGCGCGCGCCGGAGATCGCCCGCGCCCACCCGTCGGTGGCGGCCATCGCCCTGGGCGAGGCCGACCTGCGCGCCGACCTCGGCGTGGCCGCCGGCGCCGCCGACGCCGGCCTGGCCCACGCCCGCGGCCGCTGCGTCCTCAGCGCCCGGGCCGCCGGCCTGCCGGCGCCCGTGCAGAGCGTCTTCACCGACGTGCGTGACCTCGACGGCCTGGCCCGCAGCACCCGCGCCGGCCGCGACGCCGGGTTCTTCGGGCGCTCGGCGGTGCACCCGCGCCAGGTGCCGGTCATCAACGCGGCGTTCACGCCGACCGCCGACGAGCTCGCCGACGCCCGCGCGCTCGTCGACGCCCTCGTGCGGGGCGACGGCAACACGCTGCTGGCCGACGGCCGCTACGTCGACCGCGCGGTCGTCGAGCTCGCGCGGCGGACCCTGGCCTGGGACGACCCGACCCCCGAGACCGAGGAGGCCCGATGA
- a CDS encoding hydantoinase B/oxoprolinase family protein: protein MDAGSDRSSERNIVTTVDPVTLAVLQGRLEQIVDEMDATLFRSAFNPTIAEAHDACHGIYDARTGDTLVQGTSGLPIFVGAMAFAVRLAIARAERDGGPADGDVYVFNDPYAGATHLNDVKLVRPLFRDGRLFCWLASVGHFNDVGGNVPGNYNPAARESHQEGVLLPPVKLVDAGVLREDIVDIIRAIGRAPDNAYGDLRAQLSALGLGARRLALLLDDYGDDVVAAAFGQLTDAAERQTRACIAGLADGTYACDDHLDNDGITDVPIRVAVTATVRGDRLALDFTGTDPACAGPLNISRATATAACYVAIKHLFPEVPANAGCLRPVDIAIPGGSLLDAVAPRPVGGYTETILRVMEILFGAIAQAGPERALGWSYGTINALSLAGHRDDGSRWVMFTFFGGGLGGSSSGDGLNHGSAPLSTAVIPPVEVFEATYPVRFTRWALREGSGGTGEHRGGLGATYELEVLGAEAEAFVFGERARHAPRGTLGGGDGAPNVVTWTDADGPHHPALGAKATGIRLHRGDRLRIDSPGGGGYGDPARRAPEAAERDRRLGYVAGDGTGPEAP from the coding sequence ATGGATGCCGGCTCAGACCGTTCCTCTGAACGGAACATCGTGACGACGGTCGACCCCGTCACGCTCGCGGTCCTGCAGGGCCGGCTCGAGCAGATCGTCGACGAGATGGACGCCACGCTGTTCCGCAGCGCGTTCAACCCGACGATCGCCGAGGCCCACGACGCCTGCCACGGCATCTACGACGCCCGGACCGGCGACACGCTCGTGCAGGGGACCTCGGGGCTGCCGATCTTCGTCGGCGCCATGGCGTTCGCGGTCCGGCTGGCGATCGCCCGCGCCGAGCGCGACGGCGGCCCGGCCGACGGCGACGTGTACGTCTTCAACGACCCCTACGCGGGCGCCACGCACCTCAACGACGTCAAGCTCGTGCGCCCGCTGTTCCGCGACGGGCGCCTGTTCTGCTGGCTGGCCTCGGTCGGGCACTTCAACGACGTCGGCGGCAACGTCCCGGGCAACTACAACCCGGCCGCGCGCGAGAGCCACCAGGAGGGCGTGCTGCTGCCCCCGGTCAAGCTCGTCGACGCGGGCGTCCTGCGCGAGGACATCGTCGACATCATCCGCGCGATCGGCCGGGCGCCCGACAACGCCTACGGCGACCTGCGCGCCCAGCTGTCGGCGCTGGGGCTCGGCGCCCGGCGGCTCGCCCTCCTGCTCGACGACTACGGCGACGACGTCGTCGCGGCCGCCTTCGGGCAGCTCACCGACGCGGCCGAGCGCCAGACCCGCGCGTGCATCGCCGGGCTGGCCGACGGCACCTACGCCTGCGACGACCACCTCGACAACGACGGCATCACCGACGTGCCGATCCGCGTCGCGGTGACCGCGACGGTGCGCGGTGACCGGCTGGCCCTGGACTTCACGGGGACCGACCCGGCCTGCGCCGGCCCGCTGAACATCTCGCGGGCCACGGCGACCGCGGCCTGCTACGTCGCGATCAAGCACCTCTTCCCCGAGGTGCCGGCCAACGCCGGGTGCCTGCGGCCCGTCGACATCGCGATCCCCGGCGGCAGCCTGCTCGACGCCGTGGCGCCCCGCCCGGTCGGCGGCTACACCGAGACGATCCTGCGCGTGATGGAGATCCTCTTCGGCGCCATCGCCCAGGCCGGCCCCGAGCGCGCGCTGGGCTGGTCCTACGGGACCATCAACGCGCTGTCGCTCGCCGGGCATCGCGACGACGGCAGCCGCTGGGTCATGTTCACGTTCTTCGGCGGTGGCCTGGGCGGCTCGTCGTCCGGCGACGGCCTCAACCACGGCAGTGCGCCCCTGTCGACCGCCGTCATCCCGCCCGTGGAGGTCTTCGAGGCCACCTACCCGGTCCGCTTCACGCGCTGGGCGCTGCGCGAGGGCAGCGGCGGCACGGGCGAGCACCGCGGCGGCCTCGGCGCGACCTACGAGCTCGAGGTGCTCGGCGCCGAGGCCGAGGCCTTCGTCTTCGGCGAGCGCGCGCGCCACGCCCCGCGGGGCACGCTGGGCGGTGGCGACGGCGCGCCCAACGTCGTGACCTGGACCGATGCCGACGGCCCCCACCACCCGGCCCTGGGCGCCAAGGCGACGGGGATCCGGCTGCATCGCGGGGACCGCCTGCGCATCGACAGCCCCGGCGGCGGCGGCTACGGCGACCCGGCGCGCCGCGCGCCCGAGGCCGCCGAGCGCGACCGCCGGCTCGGCTACGTCGCCGGCGACGGCACCGGCCCGGAGGCGCCGTGA
- a CDS encoding hydantoinase/oxoprolinase family protein — protein sequence MSGACGPATVVGIDVGGTFTDILVLDERTGRARTAKVPSTRTREAAGFLRGLRSVVAPADVAAIVHGTTVATNALLERKGAPCGVITTRGFRDVLEMRRRDRPTTWGMRGDFVPVVPRDLRVEVDERVGADGEVVVPVDPAEVAAAARELRGRGAQALVIAFINAYANDANEQAAARAVDWPEELVTVSSALLAEIREFERTSTAALNGYLQPVVGPYLRRLEDDLAADGFAGRFLVVQSNGGVVPADEARRFPVRTALSGPAAGVVAAARTAADAGIGDVITCDMGGTSFDVALVAGGAAAFAQQAAIEFGLVIRTPMVEITTIGAGGGSIAHVDAGGLLRIGPESAGSVPGPAAYGLGNDRPTVTDANVVLGRIDAEHPLGEGLGRLDVDAARAALAAHVGAPLGLGVEAAAQAVIDVANARMAGAIRLISIQRGHDPTRFSLMPFGGAGALHVGALLREVGCPQALVPPLPGITSALGCVLADLRHDYVHTLNVALEALDGAALAAEMAATARRGTEALSATGVALEGIDVLFEVDMLYRGQSHAVAVPVTLPGGGAAVAGADVAAAFDRRYEEAYGQTLAGVPVLLQTLRTAVVGRRPRVDLSGFRPPDGATADAARRATRPVWTDGRWQDTPVYDRLALPAGARLEGPAVLQQPDTTILVEPGSTATVDALGNLLIEVARA from the coding sequence GTGAGCGGCGCGTGCGGGCCCGCGACGGTCGTCGGCATCGACGTCGGCGGCACGTTCACCGACATCCTGGTGCTCGACGAGCGCACGGGGCGCGCGCGCACCGCCAAGGTCCCGTCGACGCGCACGCGCGAGGCCGCGGGCTTCCTGCGGGGCCTGCGCTCGGTCGTGGCGCCCGCCGACGTCGCCGCGATCGTGCACGGCACGACGGTGGCGACCAACGCCCTGCTGGAGCGCAAGGGCGCACCGTGCGGGGTCATCACGACCCGCGGCTTCCGCGACGTGCTGGAGATGCGCCGCCGCGATCGTCCCACGACGTGGGGCATGCGCGGCGACTTCGTCCCCGTCGTCCCGCGCGACCTGCGCGTGGAGGTCGACGAGCGCGTCGGCGCCGACGGCGAGGTCGTCGTGCCCGTCGACCCCGCCGAGGTCGCCGCGGCGGCGCGCGAGCTGCGCGGGCGCGGCGCACAGGCCCTCGTCATCGCGTTCATCAACGCCTACGCCAACGACGCCAACGAGCAGGCGGCGGCCCGCGCGGTCGACTGGCCGGAGGAGCTCGTGACGGTCTCGAGCGCGCTGCTCGCCGAGATCCGCGAGTTCGAGCGGACGTCGACCGCCGCGCTCAACGGCTACCTGCAGCCCGTCGTCGGGCCCTACCTCCGGCGCCTGGAGGACGACCTCGCCGCCGACGGCTTCGCCGGGCGCTTCCTCGTCGTGCAGTCCAACGGCGGCGTGGTGCCCGCCGACGAGGCCCGGCGCTTCCCGGTGCGCACCGCGCTCTCGGGCCCCGCGGCCGGCGTGGTCGCCGCGGCGCGCACCGCGGCCGACGCCGGAATCGGCGACGTCATCACCTGCGACATGGGCGGCACGTCGTTCGACGTCGCGCTCGTCGCCGGCGGCGCGGCGGCCTTCGCCCAGCAGGCCGCGATCGAGTTCGGCCTTGTGATCCGCACGCCGATGGTCGAGATCACGACGATCGGCGCGGGGGGCGGCTCGATCGCCCACGTCGACGCCGGGGGCCTGCTGCGCATCGGCCCCGAGTCGGCGGGCAGCGTGCCGGGGCCGGCGGCCTACGGGCTGGGCAACGACCGTCCGACGGTCACCGACGCCAACGTCGTCCTCGGCCGCATCGACGCCGAGCACCCGCTCGGCGAGGGCCTGGGTCGCCTGGACGTCGACGCGGCGCGGGCCGCGCTGGCCGCCCACGTCGGCGCGCCGCTCGGCCTGGGGGTCGAGGCCGCCGCGCAGGCGGTCATCGACGTCGCCAACGCCCGCATGGCCGGCGCGATCCGGCTCATCTCGATCCAGCGCGGCCACGACCCCACGCGCTTCTCGCTCATGCCCTTCGGCGGTGCGGGCGCGCTGCACGTCGGGGCGCTCCTGCGCGAGGTCGGCTGCCCGCAGGCGCTCGTACCGCCGCTGCCCGGGATCACGAGCGCGCTGGGCTGCGTGCTGGCCGACCTGCGCCACGACTACGTCCACACGCTCAACGTCGCGCTGGAGGCCCTCGACGGCGCGGCGCTGGCCGCGGAGATGGCCGCGACCGCCCGGCGCGGGACCGAGGCGCTCTCGGCGACCGGGGTGGCGCTGGAGGGCATCGACGTCCTGTTCGAGGTCGACATGCTCTACCGCGGCCAGAGCCACGCCGTGGCCGTGCCGGTCACGCTGCCCGGCGGCGGCGCAGCGGTGGCCGGCGCCGACGTCGCCGCCGCGTTCGACCGCCGCTACGAGGAGGCCTACGGCCAGACGCTGGCCGGCGTGCCCGTGCTGCTGCAGACCCTGCGCACCGCGGTCGTCGGGCGCCGACCGCGCGTCGACCTCTCGGGCTTCCGGCCGCCGGACGGCGCGACGGCCGACGCCGCGCGTCGGGCCACCCGGCCCGTGTGGACCGACGGGCGCTGGCAGGACACGCCGGTCTACGACCGCCTGGCGCTGCCCGCCGGCGCGCGGCTCGAGGGCCCCGCCGTGCTGCAGCAGCCCGACACGACGATCCTCGTGGAGCCCGGCTCGACCGCGACGGTCGACGCGCTGGGCAACCTGCTCATCGAGGTCGCCCGCGCGTGA
- a CDS encoding cysteine hydrolase family protein yields the protein MSTAVLLIDLQHDFLSPDGAYGRAGLGNADLAALPARVAPVLDAARAAAVPIVSAQFTIVARRGRPPQIAEHLHALRPFLGPGDFEPGRRGHDLVDALAPADVVVEKVAFSAFHQSRLEWVLQGLGADHLLVAGIVTNGGVASTVRDAHVRGLATTLLADGCAAFDREAHDATLRSLRGVTRLSTCAGAIGELAAGA from the coding sequence GTGAGCACCGCGGTCCTGCTCATCGACCTGCAGCACGACTTCCTCTCGCCCGACGGCGCCTATGGGCGCGCCGGGCTGGGCAACGCCGACCTCGCCGCGCTGCCCGCGCGCGTGGCGCCGGTCCTGGACGCCGCCCGAGCCGCCGCCGTCCCCATCGTCTCGGCGCAGTTCACGATCGTCGCCCGCCGCGGGCGCCCGCCCCAGATCGCCGAGCACCTGCACGCCCTGCGCCCGTTCCTGGGCCCGGGCGACTTCGAGCCGGGCCGCCGCGGGCACGACCTCGTCGACGCGCTCGCGCCGGCCGACGTCGTCGTGGAGAAGGTCGCGTTCTCGGCGTTCCACCAGTCGCGCCTGGAGTGGGTGCTGCAGGGGCTGGGCGCCGACCACCTGCTCGTCGCCGGGATCGTCACCAACGGAGGGGTGGCCTCGACGGTCCGCGACGCCCACGTCCGCGGGCTGGCGACCACGCTGCTGGCCGACGGCTGCGCGGCGTTCGACCGCGAGGCCCACGACGCGACGTTGCGCTCGCTGCGCGGGGTGACCCGCCTGAGCACCTGCGCCGGGGCGATCGGCGAGCTGGCCGCCGGCGCCTGA